The genomic stretch AGGCCGTCTGTCTGTACatttgcaaagctggtagagacattcTCCAAAATGCTCACAGTAAAAGGTAGGCTCACTAAATTCTGACTCAGTGGAgcttaataaaaacacatgccgcacttttcagattttctttaaagactgaattttccttccacttggcAGCTCCTTGCTGCTTTGTTGTGATCTGCCACATAAAGTCTTAGTTAAATAcagctgtgggttttttttatggggggggggggtaacaggaaaaaatgtggaataggtcaaggggtgtgaatacttttgcaatgaaTTGTTTAGAATTCAGAGTTGTTTAAATGCAGGGACCAGAATCACTGTCTCCTCTCTGTTTCCCTTTTAGCGGTGCATTCAGGCCGGTAATGGCGGAGAGCGGAGAGTACCGGTACTGTCCTCCTCAGCGGTGGCTCAACAACCTGCAGGTAAGTGTCCACATCTGGCATCTCCAAGTGCAGCTTCTGTCCCTGTCGCTCCTCCGTCACCTCGCAGGAGCCTCCAGCCGAGTGCTTTGAACGCGATCCTATAAAAAACTCCAGTAAGCTTTCTGTATATGTAGATGCATTAGAGCAGCTGTGGTAGGAGAAGTGTGGCTTATTGTCGTGTTTTATTCTAGATTGTAATGGAACTACAGATTTTAGGATGTATGAAGGAGgaatttacaaataaatcagTATAATTggaggaaaagtaaaaaaaaattaattggttATACTCTTGTTTTTCCAAATCACAACATTAATCACGGCAATATGTAACGCAAAGTAGACAATAATACCTAAGCGATATCTTGCTATGCGGTCTTGGCTCTCAGGCTGCTTCAGCACTACAAACACACTCAGATCTTAAGTTACAAAACGAGCCCTCAGACCCTTTGGGAACGTCTTCCCAGAGAAGTGGAAATAAGATCCAGCCAGAGTGTTGATGCTTAAGCTCCATATATTACCTTATACCCAGCTGGACGCTTTCTGCTGCCGAGGACAGATTTCCCTGGAAATCAGGAACTTAACAGGTAGTGACGGGATGTTTATGACCCAGTTTAGCTAAAAGGAAAACCAGTAATACGATAACATGGACCTGACCTGTAAGTTCAGCGTAGCCTGGAGGTCTTTGTGCTTCTGGACTAAAATTGTCCCTTAATGTTTTGGCAAGATAACATTTTGAACATCAGTTGCTGAAAAGTTAGTAATATCGTCTGTGCTGGAAGGCAAATTACTGAGACGGACACTAAGTTAAAACACCTCAGAGTTCATGTCAGTGGGTTATAGCTGCATGCTACCGAATATTAACACCCGCAGGAGAATTTCACCAACAacctctgtgtttctgtgtctgTACGTCTGAGCTGATCTTTAGCTGGAGgctctctgatgagtccaggtATTGGATTGGATAAaactggatcggtgcatctctagtgtCCATAATGGCAGAGGTCAGAGCAGCTGGCCCGCGGTTACTTTTAGACAAATCGCCTCTGAAAACGTGCTGTAATGCATCCCAGGGTTGCTTTTCTGCATCAAATCCGAGGGAACCCTTAGGAGAACGTGAGGAATAACGGTCACACGTGTGTCTTTCCAGCAGGGCGCCACTGTTCTGCTCTACCATCCCTGTGCAGCGCTCCCCGAGCGTCGCCTCCTCTCCCGATTGGCTCGCTCCTGCCTGCCGGGCCACATCATCACTCCACACCCACAGCTCAGCAGAGACATGGTAGCTAAACCACGGCTTTGCCTTATGGTGTCGAACTGGACCTGCTGTTCTGTTTAATCCTCCGGTTGGGTTGGGTTGTAACGGGATGTTGGTTCTCCTCAGCCCATAGCCTTGGTGTCCTGGGGTCGCACTTTGGAACTGCCCACCATAGCCTCTTCTGACGTCTGCGATTGGCTGCAGACGACACGGACCGCCACAAATAAGGCTGATGGCAGGACTCGAACCCAGAGGTACAACTTCCTGTTGACCCGGCCAGCAGGCCTGCAGCATCTGGAACAATCAGCGGGGACCGAGGTCAGCAGATTTAATGGGGAAATTTCTACCTTTTCTCttcatttacataaaacattGTGACTAAAACGATCAAAAATGGCTGTTTTAGGCTTTGGTGTGGCACACGTACTACCAAGTAAATATTATGTTAAACCCATAGGATTCTGTGAGGCAGTGCTGTGAGGAGACcatttcctctctgctgagaggACCCACTGGGGCGCTGCCTCGTGTGAAGGATGATTTGAAGCAGATTAAAGAGGGAAGGAAAATTAGGGCGATTCGAGCTGCAGTTGGAGAAAACCGGTACGCGCCTATGAGAGCTGAAAAAATGACGAACGACTCCAGTCACATCAACAAAAGCATCCCCCAAAGACCAGCAGATTCCCAGAATCACAGCAGCTCGCTTGGACCCGCTGTGGATCCACTTCCTGGACAGGGACCCCCCCTGGATCCCTCTCTGCCAACACAGACTCCTCAGTCTGAGGTGCAGAAGCAGCATCAGGCTTTTACATCACCGCCCACCCCTCAGGTGGCCTCACACAACCCAGAGAGTCCGCGTGACGTCAATTCCTCTCTACACGGAGGCGGAGACTCCGTCAGCGACGGCACGAAGGGGGGAGACGCCGGTACGAGTCCCGTGGCTCAGGGCAGCGTGAAGGATGGCGACGTGGTTGAGGTCCAGGAAAGGGAAGCGGGGCAGAACCAAAAGCACAGGGACAGGCCCCTTCCTGACAAAGCTGAGAACGCCAAGCTCAGGACGGCTTCCAGCTCGCCGGCACAGATCCACACGCAGCCCGGCCACAACTGCTCCGACTGCACCAAGTCCTCCGGAGCAGAGAGCCGCACCGCTGCGCTGAAAACGGGCCTGCCGAGGACCCCCAGGACGGACGAGGCGGCGTGGGCCGCCGCGGCGCTGGGCTTCCTGCTGGTGCTGCTCACGCTGTCCGTTCTTCACACTCGCCTGTACCGCCACTGGAGGACCACGCCCAGCCTGTACTGGCGCGACCCGCACGAGGACTACGACAGCGTGGCGGGTAGGTGGGCCGCACGCGAGCCCGAGTCCAGAGTCCGATGGGTGTGATGAGCTGCTGCACGGAGCGAGCGCTTACTGTGACGTGCTTGTCTTCCAGATGTGATACGCAGGAGGCTGAGGATCGCCAAGAGGAGGCGGAAACGAGGCCGGAGGAAGGAGTGCGCTCTCCTGCCGAGCTCCTCCAGCTCTGAAGAAAATCCGTAAAGCTCCATGACTTCCGTCAAGAACTCCTCCTGTCTGCATGCGGGTGAAGCTAAGACTGGACCCCACGTTATAGATCGGACCCGTCTCCTAATTCTCCCCGGTGTGGTTTACAGGTTCTGGGCCACAGGGGTGTGCTATAGAGCGGGGATGGTGCTGAATAAAACTGGTATTTGGGTGAGAGAGGAGCATTTTAAATGTTCAACCAGTTTGACCATCTCACCAGAATCACACAAGACGTAGTTACAGAATAAATCAGTGACGTTGGCTGCAGCATGTTTTCCACACGGACGGTTTGGGTTTAACAACATCCATGCAGTCAATATCAAACGCAGATCAAAAAACTTGATTAGTTGAAGGCGTTAGGTTAGTTAAATGGGACAGACTGTCAACTGCATCATCACTAGATACATGTCCACTTACTTCTCCTTGCAGGGTGGGGGCTGGATCCTTTCTCCAGCAGTGATTGGGCGAGGGGCGAGGTACCCTGTGTCCCTCACAGGATGCTGTGGGAGGAGTACCTGGTGAGAAACCATGCATGCACTAGGAGAacgtgcaaactccatgcagaacgCTGTGATGCAGCATTAAGGATGTTAGAAACTGATGTTTAGCTGGCTTTGTTGCACACCCCTGAGCCTTGAAAACAGACCTACTGACCTGAGTGaagttgccccccccccaccttcaaatcagacaaaattggtgtcaaacgtttgtgcagcaaaaattttcatttgtgccgctatcattttttttcccaggctaaaattaaattattcatattggagataggcaccagcaaccccatgaagggattaagcgggtcagaaaatggatggatggatattcatAGGTTAGCAACTTATAATTTATATGAAATTCACAGTTTCAGCATGAACAGATGTTCactgacctttgatgacctctacaaatcattaaaatgatagcacaaaaatatatattaaatatatttattttaaatattctatatttaaaatgtatacaattatctaaaatattttatattttaaataaatatatattttaaaatgcatattttaaaatatataacatttttgtACTGCTGTCATTTTAATGATAGTTTgtagaggtcatcaaaggtcagtGAACATCTGTTCATGCTGAAACTGTGAATTTCATATAAATTATAAGTTGCTAGAACTTAGTTTTAACCTGGGAAAaaaatgatagcggcacaaatgaaaatttttgtttgacaccaattttgtttgatttgaaggTGGGGTgccaacttcactcaggtgACCTACTCGGGTAGTTTGTCTAAAATGAGTGGGCAGTGAATGATTTAACGTAGAGACCACCACTCTACTGAAAGAGGAACTTTAAAGTAAGAAAACGGTGGCtgaaggttgttgttttttttgtactctTAAATTCCTTTAGTTTTTTAAGTGGTTTGGTTTAATCTTTGCTTTGACCTGTAAGGCCTTGAAACGTACGTTGCTGTTGTAGGCAACGCTTCCGTAGTGTAATGTTTACAGCTGAATTTCTCTTGTTCTAGACAGGATGTAGTAGAACCTAGGCGGTGGGAATGGTACTCTGGCTCTGTTCGTAGCCACAGAATGTCCTTCTGGCAAAAATAAGAGGCTGAAGTcctttgaatcgtcttgctactgaaaagtgctttataaataaacgtACCTTTGTGGGTATTCGTGCCCCTTGaacttgtttctgttctgttgctTTACAAGAACAAAAATTTGGTTTGTCTTATTGCCGTTCTTGTGGTAGACGAAGGACAACGGAGCAGCAATCGGGCTAAAATCGAAGGCAGTCGGCCTTCTTTTCTGAAGATGTTCTAGCATTCAAACACCCCTGAGTAAATACTTAAAAAGTTTCTTGCTCATCAAGACTGAAATAGTTATTCTTTGCAAAGTAACCACTGCTGTCAGATTGGATAAAGAtcgtctgtaaaaaaaattttttaagtcttgccaccGTTTCttagttggatttaggtctgaactttgactaggccactcaaaCCCATGAATATGTTCTTATTGTAGTTCTGGTTATTACGTTTAATCTTGTTTTTCTACTGGAAGCTTTTCTGTCCACGTCACAATGCTTCGTCCTCGCCTTTTTTAAAGTCGTGACTGAAACTAAACATTCAGCGCTAAAAGAAACAGCTACACATTAGGAAGGgcaattaaattgttttattttattacaaatgtaCAGCTTATGAGTTTCATTTAtgattgacctttttttctcgTATTTCTCCATAAATCACCGTGTTTCCTCTACTTTATACAGTTTACGCCTTCAGTTAAAACAAAGCTCTCCCCCATCTGTGAAAGCCGGGTGCAgtcgaaagaaaaaaaaagtcggGAACGAAAACAGTACAAACCGCAGCGCACCGGCGTGCTTCGGGAAACGAAAAACCTGCAAATCGAAAGTCTCTGTGCGTGGATTGGTCCACGCACAGAGGGCGTGGACCAATCCACGCCCTCTTTGGGGGCGTGTCTGAAATAGGAAATTAACAATACAGAAACACGTGTTGTATAAAGTCAAGCGACATCATGAGCTAATGGAAGCGTTGGACATTCAAACTAGAGGCACCCTAAAGTAGTGTCTACCAAGCGCGGGAAGGACTGGGGGGGCCGCGTGCAGTTCAGACCCCCTGCCCCGCCCTGTTGAGATGACGGTAGTGAGTTTTGGCCAAAAGTGCTCCTCGGACGAAACGAGCCCCGCGTGCCGAGACCTTTGGGAGAGTGCGGCGCGTAGCTCCAACTTCAACCAGCTGGTGTTTGAAAATAGTGCAACTCACGCTGAGCATCTCGCCCCCCCCACGCCCCCCTGCAGCTCCCAGCTGGACCGTGGGTCACGTGTCTGCGGTCTGAGGGGCGCCAGACACGTGCGTCAGGTGGAGCCGACTGAAGATATGGAGAGCGCGCGCAGCCCTTTAGGCCAACAACATAAATATCCCACAAAACAGAACCCTGACATGGAGCTTaatagaaaatagcatgaaaatatatgtttatttttatatttatatatttatatatatatggctcTAGTCTAAAACATGGGCACTGATGATTGAAGGGgcacgtttttttcttcttcttcttcttctggccCCCATTTTTGCTTGTCAGTCAagtcaaaaacaacaacaacaaacataaaaattaaaaaaaatcactaaaacTCAGTCAGTCGAACAGGAGATGATGAAGACGATGTGCAAAGGCGTTCGCTATCCAACCGTAGCTTGAGAAGAGATTCAGGTGGATGAGATTCAACTTTCCCTAAACAGTGTTCAGTCATGCGGGGGTTGGGTTGGGGGGGGCTGAGGGAGGGTCCGCCGCATCACAGGACAAATGGGGGGAATCAGGCAGACAAAGCGGCGCAGCTAAACGCGCTGTCCTGCTAAAAGGCAGCGGTGCCGTTTAACCTACAGGCAGGATGGAGAAAGGATCTCATCAGCATCCGTCCTTACGGAAACGAGCGAATTTGTTCGGCACAGTACGACGAGCTGGGACCGCTCAGTAGGGAAAGTGcactaaataaacattaaaaaaacaaaacaaaaagagagaaaaacacatttgttcccAACGCTGTCTCCTGTTGGCAGAGTTCAGGAACGAAGACAACATCTGTGGCCCAGACCGGCAGGCCATCTGAGCTGGGAAACAGATCGTGTGCCTGATTGTGCTTGCCAGACAGTCCTGCTAGTGAAAAACAACACATGGCAAAGCGAATCAAGCCCCCCCATAAACGCAGGACATAAAATAAGGTTTTTTGCGCTGCAGGTGGCCACGTGTAGTGCTTTCTGCGGCTCTAGTAAAATCCCAATCATTACGTAGTGTTGAGTTTGCTAGCATGCATGCAGGTTAATGGCTGCCAGCTTCTCCCTCGTAAACAAACCGgaccaaatgttgtttttttatcatcattatCTCACTTGGCACTGCGAATGATTCTGAGATGATTCCACTGGCTCTCTATAAATGAGATGGAGCCTTTTTCAGGACAAGtcgagcacaaaaaaaaaaaaaaatccagttgtgTGGACGATGCGGCGAAGGGGGGCCCCCTGCTTTGAAGGAAAATTAACTACGCTCTCCTTTGGCAACTGTTTTAACCCCTTGGCCACAAGACAtagtatggaaaaaaaaaaaagtgttcatctCCCTGTGGGGGGGCATGCTCCCAGCTGTCTCCCTGCTAAaatcacaatttattttaacaataaaataaactcaaagtagttaaatcaaaataacagtaaaattagcaatagaaaaaacaaaaaaacaacaggcatGATAAATCATAATTATTCCAGTGTTTCTTAAGTCAGTCGACGAAGAAataaaacagtctttagagATGCAAATCGAGCTGATCTGCGGattcagaaagaaaaagaaagaaaagaaaagaaagaaaaacatgccaCATCATGCGGTGCACCACCAAGAACAAGACATCGATGGGTTGGAAGAAAAGCTCCTCGACGTGAGGAGGCGCGTCCTCCCCGGCACCTCCGGCTCGTCCTGCCCTGTCGGCGTGGCGACGCAGAAGGGGGGGGGAAGGAGGAGCGGGGAAAGGAGAGGACGAATGCCCTGACTCCTGGTGGGACGACGACGACGTCGTGCCGGAGGCGTGGCTCCGTCCGCTTTTATCTCTCTGTGGCAGGATTTCCTCCCTGCCTCCCTCCCAAGGTGGCTGAGCGCCAGAGGGACGGACAACgtgggacaaaaaaataaataaagcagtatGGTCTCAGGATCCAGTTCACTGTACATCTCCCAACATCAGATTTAACGGACGCTCCCTCCTTGTCCTCCCCTACTTTCACTTCCACCCTTGTGGCGTTTCACCTTCTGCCGTTTGAGAACAACTTTGCTTCCTCCCGTCCGTCACGCCACCGGCCCCCTCCGTCTGCAGTCTCGTGTCgttgctctctctctcctttcccCCTGAAAGCCCCCTCCCAATGCGGCCGTCTCTCTTGTCTCGGTCCCGTCCCTGCGTTCGCTCGGTCACTGTTTCTTCTCGCGCGTCGTGATGGTGACCAGTTGCTTGGCGGCCTTGGCGATGTCATAGGCGCACTGGATGACCTGCTGGGTGAGCAGCTGGTAGTCCACCGCCGGGGCGCCGGGCTCCGAGGGCGCCGCCTTGCGACACTCCACCTGCAGCCGCGAGGCGCTGGAGGCCAGCAGGCGCAGCGAGCAGTGGACCGCGTCCAGAGCCGGCCGCTGTGGAGAGACATTCAGGTGAAAGGTCAACTCGTGCTGTGGAGGCAAAGGCCGGCTGAAATCAGAGCGGGGAGCCTTACTTTGGGGAAGAGCGAGGCCATCTCAGTGACAGCCGAGTGGATCTTCTCCGAACATGGAACGAAGCTAATGGAAAGTGTCAGAGAGGAAACGTTCAGTTATTCGGTCGCTTTAAAAGGTACGTTCACAGCGAACGGGAGCAAGGCGAATTTGATCGACCCCCTGATCGACCCAAGCAATTCACGATGACAATACAGCCAATTTACCCCCAGCGCGCTGCACCACGTCATCAAATGGGAGGAGCGTCTGTCTGCTTGCCGGTTCctcctgtctgtttttttactGACTGAGTCATGGTGCCGTATTTAATGTGGAAAGGCCCACCAGATCCTCCAAAAATGCTCCCGGTTTGGCAAATACCACCACCTGGAGCTAAGCCTGGAGGACGGTCTCTTCTAGCCGTACTTCCATTGGTCCAGGACCCACAGTATCGCGTCTGGGGTCGGACTTCCTCTAGGACATGAACTACAAGCGTCTTTGATCAGTAAATCTATCACTACTCAACAGAAATATAGCCTAACTGTACTTTCTTTGTAACAATGCTCAAATAAATGGACGAGGAGGACCCTTAATGCGAcgcaaattgacagaaaattcaGATTCTTGAACTCAGGTGAGATTCCTCTTCACTCTAGATGCGCGCCC from Fundulus heteroclitus isolate FHET01 chromosome 18, MU-UCD_Fhet_4.1, whole genome shotgun sequence encodes the following:
- the tp53i13 gene encoding tumor protein p53-inducible protein 13, translating into MPSQASSPPLTAALLAALWLALGRCGGSEPLGPACDNGKAHLDRDLPSAAAHWGCSDRSRPESAQRLPGIDTVHDPQPARRVCMDQPIAYNHAIPNSGAFRPVMAESGEYRYCPPQRWLNNLQQGATVLLYHPCAALPERRLLSRLARSCLPGHIITPHPQLSRDMPIALVSWGRTLELPTIASSDVCDWLQTTRTATNKADGRTRTQRYNFLLTRPAGLQHLEQSAGTEDSVRQCCEETISSLLRGPTGALPRVKDDLKQIKEGRKIRAIRAAVGENRYAPMRAEKMTNDSSHINKSIPQRPADSQNHSSSLGPAVDPLPGQGPPLDPSLPTQTPQSEVQKQHQAFTSPPTPQVASHNPESPRDVNSSLHGGGDSVSDGTKGGDAGTSPVAQGSVKDGDVVEVQEREAGQNQKHRDRPLPDKAENAKLRTASSSPAQIHTQPGHNCSDCTKSSGAESRTAALKTGLPRTPRTDEAAWAAAALGFLLVLLTLSVLHTRLYRHWRTTPSLYWRDPHEDYDSVADVIRRRLRIAKRRRKRGRRKECALLPSSSSSEENP